One genomic window of Monodelphis domestica isolate mMonDom1 chromosome 1, mMonDom1.pri, whole genome shotgun sequence includes the following:
- the KIF23 gene encoding kinesin-like protein KIF23 isoform X5, whose translation MKSAKSKTPRKPLFKKGSQASLKDPVGVYCRVRPLSFQDQESCIEVINDTTVQLHTPEGYRINRNGDYKETQYSFKQVFGTLTTQKELFDVVANPLVDDLVHGKNGLLFTYGVTGSGKTHTMTGSPGDGGLLPRCLNMIFNSIGAFQAKRFVFKSNDRNSMDIQCEVDALLERQKREALPIPKTPSNKRQIDPEFADMINVQEFCKAEEIDEDSVYGVFVSYIEIYNNYIYDLLEEVPFDPIKPKWNSCNTPVRNTDFIPPQSKMLREDKNHNMYVAGCTEVEVKSTEEAFEVFWRGQKKRRIANTQLNRESSRSHSVFIIKLAQAPLDADGDNVLQEKEQITLSQLSLVDLAGSERTNRTKAEGNRLREAGNINQSLMTLRTCMEVLRENQMYGTNKMVPYRDSKLTHLFKNYFDGEGKVRMIVCVNPKAEDYEESLQVMRFAEMTQEVEVARPVDKVICGLTPGRRYRNQAFREELTRRLELRGGPVGDEQSVTELLLQSFPPLPSCEILDVNDEQTLPRLIEVLEKRHHVRQMMTEEFNKQVVAFRAMLQEFDNAVLNKDNYIHGKLSEKEKVISGQKAEIERLEKKTKTLEYKIEILEKTTTIYEEDKRNLQQELESQNQKLQRQFSDKRRLEARLQGMVTETTMKWEKECERRVAAKQLEMQNKLWVKDEKLKQLKAIVTEPKNDKPERPSRERDREKVSQRSVSPSPIPLSTNYIAQISNGQQLMSQPQLHRRSNSCSSISVASCVSEWEQKIPPYNTPQNVTSLARRRQQEPGQNKNCIVSDRRRGIYWPGGREVVPSYRNEIAIEEEQCCRGDVFKTRGGGQSVQFTDIETLKQESPTGRKRRSSNTAPAQEVVTEPEWTDVETRCSVAVEMRAGSQLGPGYQHHAQPKRRKP comes from the exons ATGAAGTCAGC GAAAAGTAAAACTCCTAGAAAGCCACTTTTCAAGAAAGGATCCCAAGCAAGTCTTAAAGATCCAGTTGGG GTATACTGCAGGGTTCGCCCACTGAGCTTTCAAGATCAGGAGAGCTGCATTGAAGTGATCAATGACACTACAGTTCAGCTTCATACTCCTGAAGGATACAGAATAAACAGAAATGGAGACTATAAAGAg ACGCAGTATTCCTTTAAACAAGTATTTGGCACTCTTACAACACAGAAGGAACTCTTTGATGTTGTTGCTAACCCTTTAGTAGATGACCTTGTTCATGGCAAAAATG GTCTGCTTTTTACCTACGGTGTTACAGGAAGTGGAAAAACCCACACAATGACTGGTTCTCCTGGTGATGGAGGGCTACTTCCTCGTTGTTTGAACATGATTTTTAATAGCATTGGAGCATTTCAAGCTAAGCGTTTT GTTTTTAAATCCAATGATAGAAATAGTATGGATATTCAGTGTGAAGTTGATGCCTTGTTAGAACGGCAGAAAAGAGAGGCCCTGCCCATTCCAAAGACTCCTTCCAACAA ACGGCAGATTGATCCAGAGTTTGCAGATATGATAAATGTGCAAGAATTTTGCAAAGCAGAAGAAATTGATGAAGACAGTGTCTATGGTGTATTTGTCTCTTATATTGAAATTTATAATAACTACATATATGATTTATTAGAGGAAGTACCATTTGATCCTATAAAACCAAA GTGGAACAGTTGCAACACTCCTGTGCGGAACACAGATTTTAT ACCTCCACAATCTAAAATGCTGCGTGAAGACAAGAATCATAACATGTATGTTGCAGGGTGCACAGAAGTAGAAGTAAAATCTACTGAAGAAGCTTTTGAAGTTTTCTGGAGAG GTCAGAAGAAGAGACGCATAGCTAATACTCAGTTGAATCGTGAATCCAGTAGGTCACATAGTGTGTTCATCATTAAACTAGCTCAGGCTCCATTGGATGCAGATGGCGATAATGTATTGCAG gaaaaagaacaaatcacCTTAAGCCAGTTGTCATTAGTTGATCTTGCTggaagtgaaagaaccaataggACAAAAGCAGAAGGCAACAGACTCCGTGAGGCTG GTAATATTAATCAGTCACTAATGACACTAAGAACATGCATGGAAGTCCTTCGAGAAAACCAAATGTATGGGACCAACAAG ATGGTTCCATATCGAGACTCAAAATTAACCCATCTGTTCAAGAACTATTTTGATGGGGAAGGCAAAGTGCGTATGATCGTGTGTGTGAACCCAAAGGCTGAAGATTATGAGGAAAGCTTG CAAGTGATGCGATTTGCAGAAATGACCCAAGAAGTTGAAGTAGCAAGACCAGTAGACAAGGTGATATGTGGTTTAACTCCAGGCCGACGGTACAGAAATCAAGCCTTTAGGGAGGAGCTTACACGTCGACTTGAACTTCGAGGGGGTCCAGTTGGTGATG AACAATCAGTTACAGAGCTACTTCTGCAGAGTTTTCCACCTTTACCATCATGTGAAATTCTAGATGTCAATGATGAACAAACACTTCCAAGATTGATTGAAGTATTAGAGAAACGCCATCATGTTCGACAAATGATGACAGAAGAATTTAATAAACAAG TGGTTGCGTTTAGAGCTATGCTGCAAGAATTTGATAATGCGGTTTTAAATAAGGACAATTATATTCATGGAAAActaagtgaaaaggaaaaagtgATCTCAGGACAGAAAGCAGAAATAGAACGActggaaaagaaaactaaaacttTGGAATATAAG ATTGAAATTTTAGAGAAAACTACTACAATCTATGAGGAAGATAAGCGCAATCTACAACAGGAACTTGAAAGCCAGAACCAAAAACTTCAGCGCCAATTTTCTGACAAACGCAGACTGGAAGCAAGGCTGCAAGGCATGGTGACAGAGACTACCATGAAGTGGGAAAAAGAATGT GAACGTCGTGTGGCTGCCAAACAGCTAGAGATGCAGAATAAACTCTGGGTcaaagatgagaaactgaagcaactTAAGGCTATTGTTACCGAACCAAAGAATGATAAACCAGAGAGACCATCACGGGAACGAGATCGAGAAAAAGTTTCTCAAAGATCAGTTTCTCCATCTCCAATACCT CTTTCTACTAATTATATTGCTCAGATTTCCAACGGCCAGCAACTCATGAGCCAACCACAACTCCATAGGCGCTCTAATTCTTGCAGCAGTATTTCTGTAGCTTCCTGTGTTTCGGAATGGGAGCAGAAAATTCCTCCGTACAACACACCTCAAAATGTCACATCTCTCGCAAGGCGTAGGCAACAGGAGccaggacaaaataaaaattgtatcGTATCAGACAGAAGGCGAGGGATATACTGGCCTGGAGGCAGGGAGGTGGTTCCCTCATATAGAAATGAGATAGCAATAGAAGAGGAGCAGTGCTGCAGG GGTGATGTTTTTAAAACAAGAGGTGGTGGGCAATCTGTCCAATTCACAGATATTGAGACTTTAAAGCAAGAATCCCCAACTGG CCGGAAACGAAGATCTTCCAACACTGCCCCAGCTCAAGAAGTTGTGACAGAGCCTGAATGGACAGATGTAGAAACTCGG TGTTCTGTAGCTGTGGAAATGAGAGCAGGATCTCAACTTGGACCTGGATATCAGCATCATGCACAACCCAA GCGCAGAAAGCCATGA
- the KIF23 gene encoding kinesin-like protein KIF23 isoform X8, whose translation MKSAKSKTPRKPLFKKGSQASLKDPVGVYCRVRPLSFQDQESCIEVINDTTVQLHTPEGYRINRNGDYKETQYSFKQVFGTLTTQKELFDVVANPLVDDLVHGKNGLLFTYGVTGSGKTHTMTGSPGDGGLLPRCLNMIFNSIGAFQAKRFVFKSNDRNSMDIQCEVDALLERQKREALPIPKTPSNKRQIDPEFADMINVQEFCKAEEIDEDSVYGVFVSYIEIYNNYIYDLLEEVPFDPIKPKWNSCNTPVRNTDFIPPQSKMLREDKNHNMYVAGCTEVEVKSTEEAFEVFWRGQKKRRIANTQLNRESSRSHSVFIIKLAQAPLDADGDNVLQEKEQITLSQLSLVDLAGSERTNRTKAEGNRLREAGNINQSLMTLRTCMEVLRENQMYGTNKMVPYRDSKLTHLFKNYFDGEGKVRMIVCVNPKAEDYEESLQVMRFAEMTQEVEVARPVDKVICGLTPGRRYRNQAFREELTRRLELRGGPVGDEQSVTELLLQSFPPLPSCEILDVNDEQTLPRLIEVLEKRHHVRQMMTEEFNKQVVAFRAMLQEFDNAVLNKDNYIHGKLSEKEKVISGQKAEIERLEKKTKTLEYKIEILEKTTTIYEEDKRNLQQELESQNQKLQRQFSDKRRLEARLQGMVTETTMKWEKECERRVAAKQLEMQNKLWVKDEKLKQLKAIVTEPKNDKPERPSRERDREKVSQRSVSPSPIPNAPPIRIRHRRSRSAGDRWVDHKPASNVQTETVMQPHVPHAITVAVANEKALAKCEKYMLTHQELASDGEIETKLIKGDVFKTRGGGQSVQFTDIETLKQESPTGRKRRSSNTAPAQEVVTEPEWTDVETRCSVAVEMRAGSQLGPGYQHHAQPKRRKP comes from the exons ATGAAGTCAGC GAAAAGTAAAACTCCTAGAAAGCCACTTTTCAAGAAAGGATCCCAAGCAAGTCTTAAAGATCCAGTTGGG GTATACTGCAGGGTTCGCCCACTGAGCTTTCAAGATCAGGAGAGCTGCATTGAAGTGATCAATGACACTACAGTTCAGCTTCATACTCCTGAAGGATACAGAATAAACAGAAATGGAGACTATAAAGAg ACGCAGTATTCCTTTAAACAAGTATTTGGCACTCTTACAACACAGAAGGAACTCTTTGATGTTGTTGCTAACCCTTTAGTAGATGACCTTGTTCATGGCAAAAATG GTCTGCTTTTTACCTACGGTGTTACAGGAAGTGGAAAAACCCACACAATGACTGGTTCTCCTGGTGATGGAGGGCTACTTCCTCGTTGTTTGAACATGATTTTTAATAGCATTGGAGCATTTCAAGCTAAGCGTTTT GTTTTTAAATCCAATGATAGAAATAGTATGGATATTCAGTGTGAAGTTGATGCCTTGTTAGAACGGCAGAAAAGAGAGGCCCTGCCCATTCCAAAGACTCCTTCCAACAA ACGGCAGATTGATCCAGAGTTTGCAGATATGATAAATGTGCAAGAATTTTGCAAAGCAGAAGAAATTGATGAAGACAGTGTCTATGGTGTATTTGTCTCTTATATTGAAATTTATAATAACTACATATATGATTTATTAGAGGAAGTACCATTTGATCCTATAAAACCAAA GTGGAACAGTTGCAACACTCCTGTGCGGAACACAGATTTTAT ACCTCCACAATCTAAAATGCTGCGTGAAGACAAGAATCATAACATGTATGTTGCAGGGTGCACAGAAGTAGAAGTAAAATCTACTGAAGAAGCTTTTGAAGTTTTCTGGAGAG GTCAGAAGAAGAGACGCATAGCTAATACTCAGTTGAATCGTGAATCCAGTAGGTCACATAGTGTGTTCATCATTAAACTAGCTCAGGCTCCATTGGATGCAGATGGCGATAATGTATTGCAG gaaaaagaacaaatcacCTTAAGCCAGTTGTCATTAGTTGATCTTGCTggaagtgaaagaaccaataggACAAAAGCAGAAGGCAACAGACTCCGTGAGGCTG GTAATATTAATCAGTCACTAATGACACTAAGAACATGCATGGAAGTCCTTCGAGAAAACCAAATGTATGGGACCAACAAG ATGGTTCCATATCGAGACTCAAAATTAACCCATCTGTTCAAGAACTATTTTGATGGGGAAGGCAAAGTGCGTATGATCGTGTGTGTGAACCCAAAGGCTGAAGATTATGAGGAAAGCTTG CAAGTGATGCGATTTGCAGAAATGACCCAAGAAGTTGAAGTAGCAAGACCAGTAGACAAGGTGATATGTGGTTTAACTCCAGGCCGACGGTACAGAAATCAAGCCTTTAGGGAGGAGCTTACACGTCGACTTGAACTTCGAGGGGGTCCAGTTGGTGATG AACAATCAGTTACAGAGCTACTTCTGCAGAGTTTTCCACCTTTACCATCATGTGAAATTCTAGATGTCAATGATGAACAAACACTTCCAAGATTGATTGAAGTATTAGAGAAACGCCATCATGTTCGACAAATGATGACAGAAGAATTTAATAAACAAG TGGTTGCGTTTAGAGCTATGCTGCAAGAATTTGATAATGCGGTTTTAAATAAGGACAATTATATTCATGGAAAActaagtgaaaaggaaaaagtgATCTCAGGACAGAAAGCAGAAATAGAACGActggaaaagaaaactaaaacttTGGAATATAAG ATTGAAATTTTAGAGAAAACTACTACAATCTATGAGGAAGATAAGCGCAATCTACAACAGGAACTTGAAAGCCAGAACCAAAAACTTCAGCGCCAATTTTCTGACAAACGCAGACTGGAAGCAAGGCTGCAAGGCATGGTGACAGAGACTACCATGAAGTGGGAAAAAGAATGT GAACGTCGTGTGGCTGCCAAACAGCTAGAGATGCAGAATAAACTCTGGGTcaaagatgagaaactgaagcaactTAAGGCTATTGTTACCGAACCAAAGAATGATAAACCAGAGAGACCATCACGGGAACGAGATCGAGAAAAAGTTTCTCAAAGATCAGTTTCTCCATCTCCAATACCT AATGCACCACCAATTCGTATCCGACACAGACGATCACGCTCTGCAGGGGACAGATGGGTAGATCATAAGCCTGCCTCTAATGTGCAAACTGAAACAGTCATGCAGCCACATGTCCCCCATGCCATCACAGTAGCTGTTGCAAATGAAAAGGCACTAGCTAAGTGTGAGAAGTACATGCTGACCCACCAGGAACTAGCCTCCGATGGGGAGATTGAAACTAAACTAATTAAG GGTGATGTTTTTAAAACAAGAGGTGGTGGGCAATCTGTCCAATTCACAGATATTGAGACTTTAAAGCAAGAATCCCCAACTGG CCGGAAACGAAGATCTTCCAACACTGCCCCAGCTCAAGAAGTTGTGACAGAGCCTGAATGGACAGATGTAGAAACTCGG TGTTCTGTAGCTGTGGAAATGAGAGCAGGATCTCAACTTGGACCTGGATATCAGCATCATGCACAACCCAA GCGCAGAAAGCCATGA
- the KIF23 gene encoding kinesin-like protein KIF23 isoform X3 produces MKSAKSKTPRKPLFKKGSQASLKDPVGVYCRVRPLSFQDQESCIEVINDTTVQLHTPEGYRINRNGDYKETQYSFKQVFGTLTTQKELFDVVANPLVDDLVHGKNGLLFTYGVTGSGKTHTMTGSPGDGGLLPRCLNMIFNSIGAFQAKRFVFKSNDRNSMDIQCEVDALLERQKREALPIPKTPSNKRQIDPEFADMINVQEFCKAEEIDEDSVYGVFVSYIEIYNNYIYDLLEEVPFDPIKPKPPQSKMLREDKNHNMYVAGCTEVEVKSTEEAFEVFWRGQKKRRIANTQLNRESSRSHSVFIIKLAQAPLDADGDNVLQEKEQITLSQLSLVDLAGSERTNRTKAEGNRLREAGNINQSLMTLRTCMEVLRENQMYGTNKMVPYRDSKLTHLFKNYFDGEGKVRMIVCVNPKAEDYEESLQVMRFAEMTQEVEVARPVDKVICGLTPGRRYRNQAFREELTRRLELRGGPVGDEQSVTELLLQSFPPLPSCEILDVNDEQTLPRLIEVLEKRHHVRQMMTEEFNKQVVAFRAMLQEFDNAVLNKDNYIHGKLSEKEKVISGQKAEIERLEKKTKTLEYKIEILEKTTTIYEEDKRNLQQELESQNQKLQRQFSDKRRLEARLQGMVTETTMKWEKECERRVAAKQLEMQNKLWVKDEKLKQLKAIVTEPKNDKPERPSRERDREKVSQRSVSPSPIPLSTNYIAQISNGQQLMSQPQLHRRSNSCSSISVASCVSEWEQKIPPYNTPQNVTSLARRRQQEPGQNKNCIVSDRRRGIYWPGGREVVPSYRNEIAIEEEQCCRNAPPIRIRHRRSRSAGDRWVDHKPASNVQTETVMQPHVPHAITVAVANEKALAKCEKYMLTHQELASDGEIETKLIKGDVFKTRGGGQSVQFTDIETLKQESPTGRKRRSSNTAPAQEVVTEPEWTDVETRCSVAVEMRAGSQLGPGYQHHAQPKLMIKECK; encoded by the exons ATGAAGTCAGC GAAAAGTAAAACTCCTAGAAAGCCACTTTTCAAGAAAGGATCCCAAGCAAGTCTTAAAGATCCAGTTGGG GTATACTGCAGGGTTCGCCCACTGAGCTTTCAAGATCAGGAGAGCTGCATTGAAGTGATCAATGACACTACAGTTCAGCTTCATACTCCTGAAGGATACAGAATAAACAGAAATGGAGACTATAAAGAg ACGCAGTATTCCTTTAAACAAGTATTTGGCACTCTTACAACACAGAAGGAACTCTTTGATGTTGTTGCTAACCCTTTAGTAGATGACCTTGTTCATGGCAAAAATG GTCTGCTTTTTACCTACGGTGTTACAGGAAGTGGAAAAACCCACACAATGACTGGTTCTCCTGGTGATGGAGGGCTACTTCCTCGTTGTTTGAACATGATTTTTAATAGCATTGGAGCATTTCAAGCTAAGCGTTTT GTTTTTAAATCCAATGATAGAAATAGTATGGATATTCAGTGTGAAGTTGATGCCTTGTTAGAACGGCAGAAAAGAGAGGCCCTGCCCATTCCAAAGACTCCTTCCAACAA ACGGCAGATTGATCCAGAGTTTGCAGATATGATAAATGTGCAAGAATTTTGCAAAGCAGAAGAAATTGATGAAGACAGTGTCTATGGTGTATTTGTCTCTTATATTGAAATTTATAATAACTACATATATGATTTATTAGAGGAAGTACCATTTGATCCTATAAAACCAAA ACCTCCACAATCTAAAATGCTGCGTGAAGACAAGAATCATAACATGTATGTTGCAGGGTGCACAGAAGTAGAAGTAAAATCTACTGAAGAAGCTTTTGAAGTTTTCTGGAGAG GTCAGAAGAAGAGACGCATAGCTAATACTCAGTTGAATCGTGAATCCAGTAGGTCACATAGTGTGTTCATCATTAAACTAGCTCAGGCTCCATTGGATGCAGATGGCGATAATGTATTGCAG gaaaaagaacaaatcacCTTAAGCCAGTTGTCATTAGTTGATCTTGCTggaagtgaaagaaccaataggACAAAAGCAGAAGGCAACAGACTCCGTGAGGCTG GTAATATTAATCAGTCACTAATGACACTAAGAACATGCATGGAAGTCCTTCGAGAAAACCAAATGTATGGGACCAACAAG ATGGTTCCATATCGAGACTCAAAATTAACCCATCTGTTCAAGAACTATTTTGATGGGGAAGGCAAAGTGCGTATGATCGTGTGTGTGAACCCAAAGGCTGAAGATTATGAGGAAAGCTTG CAAGTGATGCGATTTGCAGAAATGACCCAAGAAGTTGAAGTAGCAAGACCAGTAGACAAGGTGATATGTGGTTTAACTCCAGGCCGACGGTACAGAAATCAAGCCTTTAGGGAGGAGCTTACACGTCGACTTGAACTTCGAGGGGGTCCAGTTGGTGATG AACAATCAGTTACAGAGCTACTTCTGCAGAGTTTTCCACCTTTACCATCATGTGAAATTCTAGATGTCAATGATGAACAAACACTTCCAAGATTGATTGAAGTATTAGAGAAACGCCATCATGTTCGACAAATGATGACAGAAGAATTTAATAAACAAG TGGTTGCGTTTAGAGCTATGCTGCAAGAATTTGATAATGCGGTTTTAAATAAGGACAATTATATTCATGGAAAActaagtgaaaaggaaaaagtgATCTCAGGACAGAAAGCAGAAATAGAACGActggaaaagaaaactaaaacttTGGAATATAAG ATTGAAATTTTAGAGAAAACTACTACAATCTATGAGGAAGATAAGCGCAATCTACAACAGGAACTTGAAAGCCAGAACCAAAAACTTCAGCGCCAATTTTCTGACAAACGCAGACTGGAAGCAAGGCTGCAAGGCATGGTGACAGAGACTACCATGAAGTGGGAAAAAGAATGT GAACGTCGTGTGGCTGCCAAACAGCTAGAGATGCAGAATAAACTCTGGGTcaaagatgagaaactgaagcaactTAAGGCTATTGTTACCGAACCAAAGAATGATAAACCAGAGAGACCATCACGGGAACGAGATCGAGAAAAAGTTTCTCAAAGATCAGTTTCTCCATCTCCAATACCT CTTTCTACTAATTATATTGCTCAGATTTCCAACGGCCAGCAACTCATGAGCCAACCACAACTCCATAGGCGCTCTAATTCTTGCAGCAGTATTTCTGTAGCTTCCTGTGTTTCGGAATGGGAGCAGAAAATTCCTCCGTACAACACACCTCAAAATGTCACATCTCTCGCAAGGCGTAGGCAACAGGAGccaggacaaaataaaaattgtatcGTATCAGACAGAAGGCGAGGGATATACTGGCCTGGAGGCAGGGAGGTGGTTCCCTCATATAGAAATGAGATAGCAATAGAAGAGGAGCAGTGCTGCAGG AATGCACCACCAATTCGTATCCGACACAGACGATCACGCTCTGCAGGGGACAGATGGGTAGATCATAAGCCTGCCTCTAATGTGCAAACTGAAACAGTCATGCAGCCACATGTCCCCCATGCCATCACAGTAGCTGTTGCAAATGAAAAGGCACTAGCTAAGTGTGAGAAGTACATGCTGACCCACCAGGAACTAGCCTCCGATGGGGAGATTGAAACTAAACTAATTAAG GGTGATGTTTTTAAAACAAGAGGTGGTGGGCAATCTGTCCAATTCACAGATATTGAGACTTTAAAGCAAGAATCCCCAACTGG CCGGAAACGAAGATCTTCCAACACTGCCCCAGCTCAAGAAGTTGTGACAGAGCCTGAATGGACAGATGTAGAAACTCGG TGTTCTGTAGCTGTGGAAATGAGAGCAGGATCTCAACTTGGACCTGGATATCAGCATCATGCACAACCCAA
- the KIF23 gene encoding kinesin-like protein KIF23 isoform X7: MKSAKSKTPRKPLFKKGSQASLKDPVGVYCRVRPLSFQDQESCIEVINDTTVQLHTPEGYRINRNGDYKETQYSFKQVFGTLTTQKELFDVVANPLVDDLVHGKNGLLFTYGVTGSGKTHTMTGSPGDGGLLPRCLNMIFNSIGAFQAKRFVFKSNDRNSMDIQCEVDALLERQKREALPIPKTPSNKRQIDPEFADMINVQEFCKAEEIDEDSVYGVFVSYIEIYNNYIYDLLEEVPFDPIKPKWNSCNTPVRNTDFIPPQSKMLREDKNHNMYVAGCTEVEVKSTEEAFEVFWRGQKKRRIANTQLNRESSRSHSVFIIKLAQAPLDADGDNVLQEKEQITLSQLSLVDLAGSERTNRTKAEGNRLREAGNINQSLMTLRTCMEVLRENQMYGTNKMVPYRDSKLTHLFKNYFDGEGKVRMIVCVNPKAEDYEESLQVMRFAEMTQEVEVARPVDKVICGLTPGRRYRNQAFREELTRRLELRGGPVGDEQSVTELLLQSFPPLPSCEILDVNDEQTLPRLIEVLEKRHHVRQMMTEEFNKQVVAFRAMLQEFDNAVLNKDNYIHGKLSEKEKVISGQKAEIERLEKKTKTLEYKIEILEKTTTIYEEDKRNLQQELESQNQKLQRQFSDKRRLEARLQGMVTETTMKWEKECERRVAAKQLEMQNKLWVKDEKLKQLKAIVTEPKNDKPERPSRERDREKVSQRSVSPSPIPNAPPIRIRHRRSRSAGDRWVDHKPASNVQTETVMQPHVPHAITVAVANEKALAKCEKYMLTHQELASDGEIETKLIKGDVFKTRGGGQSVQFTDIETLKQESPTGRKRRSSNTAPAQEVVTEPEWTDVETRCSVAVEMRAGSQLGPGYQHHAQPKLMIKECK, from the exons ATGAAGTCAGC GAAAAGTAAAACTCCTAGAAAGCCACTTTTCAAGAAAGGATCCCAAGCAAGTCTTAAAGATCCAGTTGGG GTATACTGCAGGGTTCGCCCACTGAGCTTTCAAGATCAGGAGAGCTGCATTGAAGTGATCAATGACACTACAGTTCAGCTTCATACTCCTGAAGGATACAGAATAAACAGAAATGGAGACTATAAAGAg ACGCAGTATTCCTTTAAACAAGTATTTGGCACTCTTACAACACAGAAGGAACTCTTTGATGTTGTTGCTAACCCTTTAGTAGATGACCTTGTTCATGGCAAAAATG GTCTGCTTTTTACCTACGGTGTTACAGGAAGTGGAAAAACCCACACAATGACTGGTTCTCCTGGTGATGGAGGGCTACTTCCTCGTTGTTTGAACATGATTTTTAATAGCATTGGAGCATTTCAAGCTAAGCGTTTT GTTTTTAAATCCAATGATAGAAATAGTATGGATATTCAGTGTGAAGTTGATGCCTTGTTAGAACGGCAGAAAAGAGAGGCCCTGCCCATTCCAAAGACTCCTTCCAACAA ACGGCAGATTGATCCAGAGTTTGCAGATATGATAAATGTGCAAGAATTTTGCAAAGCAGAAGAAATTGATGAAGACAGTGTCTATGGTGTATTTGTCTCTTATATTGAAATTTATAATAACTACATATATGATTTATTAGAGGAAGTACCATTTGATCCTATAAAACCAAA GTGGAACAGTTGCAACACTCCTGTGCGGAACACAGATTTTAT ACCTCCACAATCTAAAATGCTGCGTGAAGACAAGAATCATAACATGTATGTTGCAGGGTGCACAGAAGTAGAAGTAAAATCTACTGAAGAAGCTTTTGAAGTTTTCTGGAGAG GTCAGAAGAAGAGACGCATAGCTAATACTCAGTTGAATCGTGAATCCAGTAGGTCACATAGTGTGTTCATCATTAAACTAGCTCAGGCTCCATTGGATGCAGATGGCGATAATGTATTGCAG gaaaaagaacaaatcacCTTAAGCCAGTTGTCATTAGTTGATCTTGCTggaagtgaaagaaccaataggACAAAAGCAGAAGGCAACAGACTCCGTGAGGCTG GTAATATTAATCAGTCACTAATGACACTAAGAACATGCATGGAAGTCCTTCGAGAAAACCAAATGTATGGGACCAACAAG ATGGTTCCATATCGAGACTCAAAATTAACCCATCTGTTCAAGAACTATTTTGATGGGGAAGGCAAAGTGCGTATGATCGTGTGTGTGAACCCAAAGGCTGAAGATTATGAGGAAAGCTTG CAAGTGATGCGATTTGCAGAAATGACCCAAGAAGTTGAAGTAGCAAGACCAGTAGACAAGGTGATATGTGGTTTAACTCCAGGCCGACGGTACAGAAATCAAGCCTTTAGGGAGGAGCTTACACGTCGACTTGAACTTCGAGGGGGTCCAGTTGGTGATG AACAATCAGTTACAGAGCTACTTCTGCAGAGTTTTCCACCTTTACCATCATGTGAAATTCTAGATGTCAATGATGAACAAACACTTCCAAGATTGATTGAAGTATTAGAGAAACGCCATCATGTTCGACAAATGATGACAGAAGAATTTAATAAACAAG TGGTTGCGTTTAGAGCTATGCTGCAAGAATTTGATAATGCGGTTTTAAATAAGGACAATTATATTCATGGAAAActaagtgaaaaggaaaaagtgATCTCAGGACAGAAAGCAGAAATAGAACGActggaaaagaaaactaaaacttTGGAATATAAG ATTGAAATTTTAGAGAAAACTACTACAATCTATGAGGAAGATAAGCGCAATCTACAACAGGAACTTGAAAGCCAGAACCAAAAACTTCAGCGCCAATTTTCTGACAAACGCAGACTGGAAGCAAGGCTGCAAGGCATGGTGACAGAGACTACCATGAAGTGGGAAAAAGAATGT GAACGTCGTGTGGCTGCCAAACAGCTAGAGATGCAGAATAAACTCTGGGTcaaagatgagaaactgaagcaactTAAGGCTATTGTTACCGAACCAAAGAATGATAAACCAGAGAGACCATCACGGGAACGAGATCGAGAAAAAGTTTCTCAAAGATCAGTTTCTCCATCTCCAATACCT AATGCACCACCAATTCGTATCCGACACAGACGATCACGCTCTGCAGGGGACAGATGGGTAGATCATAAGCCTGCCTCTAATGTGCAAACTGAAACAGTCATGCAGCCACATGTCCCCCATGCCATCACAGTAGCTGTTGCAAATGAAAAGGCACTAGCTAAGTGTGAGAAGTACATGCTGACCCACCAGGAACTAGCCTCCGATGGGGAGATTGAAACTAAACTAATTAAG GGTGATGTTTTTAAAACAAGAGGTGGTGGGCAATCTGTCCAATTCACAGATATTGAGACTTTAAAGCAAGAATCCCCAACTGG CCGGAAACGAAGATCTTCCAACACTGCCCCAGCTCAAGAAGTTGTGACAGAGCCTGAATGGACAGATGTAGAAACTCGG TGTTCTGTAGCTGTGGAAATGAGAGCAGGATCTCAACTTGGACCTGGATATCAGCATCATGCACAACCCAA